The sequence CAAACAACCCTGCTTGCTCTCCCTAGCTTTTAGCCCAGCAGCTTCTTGTTAAACAGCTTTTCTTGTGTTACAGATGTTTTTACATCCTTTAGACACGCTTCAGCGGAGATCTCGGCCCCGGCGGCTTTAGTCCCCTTGCTCCTCCATCCCGCCGGCCTTTCGCCCTCTGTTTATCGGTTCCAAATCTCCTCCGAATCGGCCTCAGAGGAGCCGTTTCGCCTCCCCATGGCGGTGCCGGTGGGCCGGACGGCGGCGCGGGTATCTGCCCCGGCTCACTTTGCAGCGGCGGTGGGAGTTAACCGCTGCTCTCGGTGTCTCGGGTTAATGTGTAGCTCCTCTTACATTGCCCCGTGCTGACAAAGGCCAAAGTTAAATCGGTGCCGCGGCGTCTTTCTCCTCCACCTTGGGAGGCTGGGCGAGAGCAGGCGCGTCCCGGCCCTTCTCCGCGGCTGGGCGGCCACCCCGTGCCCGGGGCAAGGGCTGaatttgtttattattattattattattattatttttcttggagtTGATTTCAAGCATCTCCCGCTTCGACGGGCACCCGTTGCCTCACCCCgagccgcgggcggccgcgagTTGGCTCGGCGGCGGCTTTCCCGGTGCTTCTGCCGTCCCCGCTATTGTGCAGGGTCAATTCTGGGAGCGGGTGCGGAGTCAGCTCCAAATTAACCGggattaaaatgcttttgtgcCGCGCTAGCCTGCAGCCGTCCCGTGCGGCCGACGCGGCGCAGCGCcctggggtggggtgggggggcggaCGGCGGCGATAGCGCCCGCCTGAATTTGGGTTTTGCTACGTCTCGGGGCTCGTGCGGGGGCTCCAAAGCAGCCCGGGCCGAACTCGCGTTACAGCCGCCGGGCCGGGAAGTCCGCTTGCAGCACGGCCCTTGTGTTGCAAGGAAGGGGAAGTGGGGCCGTTTCCTGAGGACAAACTCAAACTCTTCCTGGTGCTTTGCTCCCGTCTACGGAGCCGTCGCCCGAGCCCCTGGGAAGGGGTCAAACCGCCGCAGGAAGAGAGGTGCCGGCGGCGGGTCTCGACCGCTCGCCGGCACCCGGCCCCCGGGGTTTTCTGCCTCGCTGGTTCTGCTCTCGCTGCTCGCCCGGCTCCTTCCCCAACCCAGATCTGTCAAAACCGGGTGCCGGGAGAGGAGCCTGGACCCTGACGCGTTGTGACAGAGCCGGCGAAGGAGCCGGAGAGGGTTGCGGCGAGACGGGGACCTGCCAGGCCCCGGCGCCAAGCTGCTCGGGCGCAAATCGGCCGGAGGCAGAGTGACGCCCAACGTTATCCGCACCGGGGTGCTCGGATTGGGAGTTCCCGTTGTCTGGGCTTGGCCAATCTTATCTAGGCTGAAACCAGCCccgggatttttttttttttttttcttttcctcctgtgcCAGGAGTCGAGCAGCATCCGTGCGGGGTGGGATGGAGAACTGGCCACAGGCCCGGGCGCAGGGTGTGTTTggtcttcccttcctctctctggGAGCGCGCGGTTTCCTACAGGAAACCTGTGCCGGCCTCGAACATCGAGCCCCGACGCTTGAGCCTGACGCCAGCAGCTCGGCGTTGCGGCCGCTCGCTCCGCTTTTGGCAAATTCCCGGCGGGTGATTCgggctgggagggaggggatGCGGGATCTCCGGGGCTGCCGAAATCCGGCAGCCCTGGACGGGctctccgccgccgccggcttGTCGTTTCCGTTAATCCAATGGGCCGAGCGGGTCAGGATGCGACGCTTGGGGTGTTTCCCCTTGGTACCTCCGCGTGCGCTGGcagtggaggaaagaaaaaacaacaacagcaaaaaaaaggctttaaaaatccTTGTAAAAGCAGCTACAGGGGAAGGCTCGTGCCCGCGTGCGCGGGCGTGCAGGGGAGGCGCGTGCCTGGGTGCGCAGGGAAGGGCTATTTGGAGAGCGGGGTGTTGTGAAACTCCCGCAGCGGAGGCGGCCGTGTCCTGGCCGGTTTCCCGTGAAACTCAGGGTGGCCCCGACGTGGGAGCAGGTAGGACAGGTCTTTccggctcccgcggggccgtggtgccgccgggcgccgcggcgtGCCAGCCTGCCCTGCTCCGTGACCCCGTTTTACCCCCCACCCCGGCGTGTCTcaactctgctttttcttttttttttttttttttttcctctctccccatcAGGATCCTTGGCAGGAGCCCAGATAACCTCCGAGACGAAAGAAGTGCCTGAAAACCAACGTaagcgccgcgccggccgggaGGGCTCCGGCGCGCTGACGCCGTGCGCGATTTGGAGCCGTTccctccccgcgcgccgccgctcAGCGTccgctctcccctcctctctctctcccaccaGCCGCGGACATCCCCTGCTCGGCGTTTCGCTCGCAGTCGAGCAACCCTCGCATCGAGTGGAAGTTTCAGAAGGGCTCGTCGCTCGTGCTCTTCTACTACGGCGGGCAGCTCACAGGTACGCGGCGccctcggctcggctcggcgcggcacGGCCCGGGCGCCGGAGCTCGCTGCCTACGCGGCTCTCTCCCCGCAGAGCCGTACAAAACGCGCGTGAGGTTCTCGCCCACCGTGATCCACTTCGCGACGGTGACGCGGGCCGACACGGGCAAGTACATCTGCGAGGTGGTGGGGGACAACAGCCAGATCGCCAAGTCGGAAGTGAACCTCATCGTCCAAGGTACGCGCTGGCGCGCTCTCGCGTGTTGGCAGCGGGCTCTGGAGCCCGCGGGGTCGGGTTAACCGAGCGTTCCCAGTCCGGCGGCTCCCCTGGATGATGCTGGCCGGGAGCAGAGCTTTCGGGAGCGTTGTAGCCCGCAGCCCTTCTGAACCTCAGCAGACCGCTGAGTCTCGGGGTCGATGTCGGGCCCATGGTGGCTCGGCGGTGACGTTGCTTTCGGTGACCTGGGATTCAGCTGATGGGGCTGGTGTGGCCTGTTCCTCAGAGAGATGCTCCTGGCAGCTGGGACTCTCCTCCGTTTGACGCTTTGCTCAGTAAAATGTTTGTTTGGGGGTGAACGTTAAACGTGAAGGTGACCGTGCTGCAGGCTGTGTCTGGTTAGTTCAGGGATCGGGGAGGGATCGAACTCTTCTCTCTTTCGCACGTCTTTGAGCACCAGCTTTGGGCGCCTCTTGGACAAGACACGAAGCGCGGGCCTgagccccgcgcgcggccgtGCCTCGGCGTCGGGGCGAGCCCTCACCGCGGCCCTCTCCCGGCAGTGCCTCCTTCCAAGCCCGTGGCTCACGTGCCCACCTCGGCCACCATCGGCAGCAAGGCCCTGCTGCGATGCACCGAGACGGACGCCTCGCCGCCGCCCACCTTCCAGTGGTACAAGAACAGCATGCTGATGCCCGCGGACCCCAAGACCAGCCTGACGTTCAAGAACTCCTCCTACAGCCTGGACTCCACCACTGGGGTGCTGGTGAGTGTGGAAGGGGGGCCCTGAACTCCAGGAGCCCAAGCTCTTTCTCTGGGCTATCTCCCCATCTTCTCTCCTACCTAGACTTTCGAGCCCGTGAGCAGCTTCGACACCGGTGACTACTACTGCGAGGCCTCGAATAACGTGGGGTCCCCCCAGAGATCGGAGGCCATCCACATGGAAGCCAGTAAGAAACGGGGTAGTGGGGGCAGAGAGCGTGCGTCTGTCCCCACGTGAGGCCCTGCTAGGCCTTGTC is a genomic window of Rhea pennata isolate bPtePen1 chromosome 31, bPtePen1.pri, whole genome shotgun sequence containing:
- the F11R gene encoding junctional adhesion molecule A; protein product: MRRLGCFPLVPPRALAVEERKNNNSKKKALKILVKAATGEGSCPRARACRGGACLGAQGRAIWRAGCCETPAAEAAVSWPVSRETQGGPDVGAGSLAGAQITSETKEVPENQPADIPCSAFRSQSSNPRIEWKFQKGSSLVLFYYGGQLTEPYKTRVRFSPTVIHFATVTRADTGKYICEVVGDNSQIAKSEVNLIVQVPPSKPVAHVPTSATIGSKALLRCTETDASPPPTFQWYKNSMLMPADPKTSLTFKNSSYSLDSTTGVLTFEPVSSFDTGDYYCEASNNVGSPQRSEAIHMEASEVNVGGIVAAVVVLLMVLALVAFGVWFAYTRGFFSSDTTSKKVIYSQPSHRSEGEFKQTSSFLV